A single window of Thalassomonas viridans DNA harbors:
- a CDS encoding chemotaxis protein CheW: MNIQELAGDIPRVGDNDIEGIDFITSGEQYLTFILEQEQYAVDILCVEEIRSWEAPTKIPNSPEYVKGVINMRGIIVPILDLRLKFNIGQPSYTEATVVIVLTLEAGQASRTIGFVVDAVSDVLNADESDIKKAPAFGGCVPQHYVAGLVNVGDSVVTLLNVEALQTLEPHKLN, from the coding sequence ATGAACATACAGGAACTTGCCGGGGATATCCCCCGGGTCGGCGACAATGATATCGAAGGCATAGATTTTATTACCAGTGGCGAGCAGTACCTGACCTTTATCCTGGAGCAGGAACAATATGCCGTCGATATCTTATGTGTGGAGGAGATCAGGAGCTGGGAGGCGCCGACGAAAATTCCCAACTCACCCGAATATGTCAAAGGGGTGATCAATATGCGCGGTATTATCGTCCCTATTTTGGATTTGAGGCTGAAATTTAATATCGGCCAACCCAGTTATACCGAGGCGACGGTAGTGATCGTCTTAACCCTGGAGGCAGGGCAAGCTTCCCGTACCATAGGCTTTGTGGTGGATGCCGTTTCCGATGTGTTAAATGCCGATGAAAGCGATATTAAAAAGGCGCCGGCATTTGGCGGTTGTGTGCCCCAACATTATGTCGCTGGGCTGGTGAATGTGGGCGACAGTGTTGTGACCTTGCTTAATGTCGAGGCGCTGCAGACGCTGGAACCCCATAAGCTGAACTGA
- a CDS encoding chemotaxis protein CheW, with amino-acid sequence MMETEQEYLTFMLQGEEFGVDILCVQEIRVWSALTELPNKPAYIKGVINLRGVIIPIIDLRLRFGKEPLEYNEQTVTIILSNHDKQNPMVVGIVVDAVSEVYKFNSRAIRPAPSFGHVVDNCFLKGLASIEDKLIILLDSKTLLDHEELYRMEKVALDQVEA; translated from the coding sequence ATGATGGAAACAGAACAAGAATACCTTACCTTTATGCTACAGGGAGAAGAGTTTGGTGTTGATATTTTATGTGTCCAGGAAATCAGGGTATGGAGCGCACTAACCGAACTGCCCAATAAACCCGCCTATATCAAAGGGGTGATCAATTTACGCGGCGTAATTATCCCTATCATAGATTTGCGCCTGCGCTTTGGCAAAGAGCCGCTGGAATACAATGAGCAAACCGTCACCATTATTTTAAGCAATCACGATAAGCAGAACCCTATGGTGGTGGGGATAGTGGTTGATGCCGTATCGGAAGTTTATAAGTTCAATAGCCGGGCTATCCGTCCGGCGCCGTCATTTGGCCATGTGGTTGATAACTGTTTTTTAAAGGGACTGGCCTCGATAGAGGATAAATTGATTATTTTGCTGGATTCAAAAACCCTGCTCGATCATGAGGAATTGTATCGCATGGAAAAAGTGGCACTTGACCAGGTCGAAGCTTGA